The nucleotide window GGTCGTCGCTCTTGCGAATCTTGGCCTTACCGGCTTTCAGGCTGCCATACACCACGTCCAGGGAAGTGTCGAAGGTGTTATGGCCGCGACGATAGTGCAGAAACGCGTTGCCGATGCCCAGCAGTGACAACGAGCTTTGCCCACCGGGCGCCCAGTTGCTCAGGCTCACCTGGCTGAAGTTGAGCGTACCCACGCCCCCACGCTTCCAGCCCTGCACAGTATCCGGCGCAGCGGCACTTGATTCAGAGGTTTGGGCCCGCGTAGTGGCAGCCCAGCCACTGAGCAATAACAACAGCAGGAGCCGCCGGGACCACCCGGAATTGCGGGTAAAAAGTATCATGCAGTACGGAGCTAAAAAGTAAGCCGGTCTTCCCCAGCGTGGGAAAGACCGGCCTAGGTATATCAGAAGTTAGCGGTTGCGGAGGGCATCCCGGATTTCCATCAGTAACGCCTGGTCTTTGGTCGGGCCCGGGTCGGCTACGGCTACCACCACGGGCGGCTTGCGGAAGCGGTTGGCCGCCTTCACAATCAAAAACACGCAGAAGGCAATGATGAGGAAGTAGATAATGGCGTTCAAAAATAGGCCGTAGTTAATGGTAGCCACCTTAGCTGCCTTGGCCGCTTCGAGACTAGCGTACGTGTTGCCATCCAAGGGTAGGTACCATTCCTTGAAGTCGATGCCGCCGGTAGCTAGGCCCAGGACGGGCATCAGCACATCATCCGTGAGGGAAGTTACAATCCGGCCAAAAGCAGATCCGATAATTACGCCGACGGCCAGATCCAGCACGTTTCCTTTCGAAATGAATTCCTTAAACTCAGAAACAAAGCCCATATGCTTACAGGGATTTAGGGTGGAAACAAAGAAAGTACGGCCGCTAAATATGAATTTTTGACGATACTTTGCTTTTACTATACTATTTCTCAAATATATAGTCCCCTTTTCTGAGGCTCACGGCACTCTCGCCAAACGCCGGGCGGCTGTGGGCCAAGCCCGGCAAATTGTCGCTGAGCGGTTGGGAGCAGGCCTGAACCGGGCCGCGCTTTTGCCCTATCTTTGCAGCCATTCGCTCCTACTTTCCATCCCAACCTAACGCATGGCTACTTTCGAAAACCTGCTTTATGCCCTGGATTCGGCCACGGGTATCCTGACCATTACCCTGAACCGCCCCGCCAAGCTCAACGCCCTGAATGCGGCCACCATTGAGGAAATCCGGGAGGCCACCCAACAGGCCCTCGACGACCCGGAAGTGCGCGGCATTATCCTGACCGGCAGCGGGGAAAAAGCCTTCGTGGCCGGCGCCGACATTTCGGAGTTGGCGGCCCTAAACGACATAAGCGGCCGGCGCGCCGCCGAGCGGGGCCAGGAGGCGTTCTGCATGCTGGAAGAAAGCACCAAGCCCGTCATTGCCGCCGTCAACGGCTTTGCCCTGGGCGGGGGCTGCGAACTGGCCATGGCCTGCCACATGCGCGTAGCCTCCGAAAATGCCCGCTTCGGTCAGCCCGAGGTAAACCTGGGTTTGATTCCGGGCTACGGCGGCACCCAGCGCCTGACCCAGCTCGTGGGCAAAGGCAAAGCTCTGGAGCTGCTGCTGACCGGCGACCAAATCAAAGCCGACGAAGCCCACCGCCTGGGGTTGGTCAACCACGTGGTGCCGCTGGCCGAGCTGCTGCCCTTCTGCGAGCAGCTCATGACCAAGATTCTGAGCAAGGCCCCGCTGGCCGTAGGCTTGGTTATCGACTGCGTGAATGCCTTCTACGACAAGGAAATGAACGGCTACCAGACCGAGGCTAACTCCTTCGGCCATAGCTTCGCCTCGGAAGACTTCCGCGAAGGCACAACCGCTTTCCTGGAAAAGCGCCCGGCCGTGTTTAAGGGCCAGTAATTCTTTTAAGACTGAATGAAAAATCAGCCGTGCTTCGCCAGAAGGTAAGCACGGCTGATTAGCGAATAACTGCATGAGTATAGCAAAGAGGCTGGCCAGCCAGACGGCTGTGTACGGCATCAGCAGCATCGTGGGACGCGTGTTGTCCTACCTGTTGGTCCCGATTTACACGGCCCGGTTTGCGGCGGCAGAGTACGGCATCGTCACGGGCCTGTACGCCTACGTGTCGTTTCTGAACGTGGTGTTTACCTACGGCATGGAAACCACGTTTTTCCGGTTTGCCAACCGTGCTGGGGCCGACCGCAAAGAGCTTTACGACCGGGTGATGACCTTGCTGCTGCTCAGCAGCGCTGCCCTTACGGTGCTAATGGCCTTGCTGGCCCGGCCCCTGATGCGCCTGCTCGACCTGCCCCCGGGCCAGGAGCGCTACGCCATTTGGATAGCCTTGATTCTGGGCCTGGATGCCGTGGCCGCTATTCCATTTGCGCGGCTGCGCCTGGAAAACAAGGCCCGCAAGTTTGCCGGCATCCGCATGGCCAACATCCTGCTCAACGTCGGGCTCAACATCTTTTTCATCGTGTTCTGCCCCGACGTGCTGGCCGGCAAATACCTTTCGGGCCTGCAGCCGCTGGTGGCCCGCCTCTACGACCCGAGCGTGGGCGTGGGCTACGTGTTCTTATCGAACCTGGCGGCCAGCGCCTTTACCCTGCTGCTGCTGGGCCGGGAACTGACCGACTTCCGCTTCCGCCTGAACCTGGAGCCGCTGCGGCCCTTGCTCAAGTACGCCTACCCAATTATGCTCATGGGCCTGGCGGGCATGGTAAACGAAACCCTGGACCGGATTCTGCTGCCGCTGTGGCTACCCGAGGGCTTTTATCCGGGCAAGAGCAGCCTGACGGCGGTGGGCATCTACGGGGCCTGCTACAAGCTCAGCATTTTCATGCAGCTCGTTACGCAGGCCTTCCGCTACGCGGCCGAGCCGTTTTTCTTTGCCCAGAGCTCCGACAAGAACTCGCCCCGCACGTTTGCCCTGGTATTGAAGTGGTTTACGCTGAGCTGCGCGGTGATTTTCGTAGTGGTGAGCGTAAACGTGGAAGTTTTTGGCGGCCTGTTTCTGCACCGGGCCGAGTACCGGGAAGGCCTGGGCGTGGTGCCCGTGCTACTGCTGGCCAATCTGTTTTTGGGCGTGTACTGGAACCTGTCGGTGTGGTTTAAGCTGACCGACAAAACCTACTATGGTACCTACATCGGCTTCGGCGGCGCCATTCTGACCATTGCCCTCAACTTCCTGCTGATTCCGGTGCTGGGCTACATGGGCAGCGCCCTCACCACACTGGCTTGCTACGCCATGATGGCCCTGGTGTGCTGGCGTCTGGGCGACAAACACTTTCCGGTGCCCTATCCTGCTGCCCGGCTGGGCTTGTGGCTGGCGCTGGCCTGCGGCATCGTGGCCCTGGGCTGGTATGTGCCCGTAGCCGACGCCTGGCTGCGCCACACTTTCCACGCAGCTCTGTGCGCCGTGTTTGTGGGTCTATTGGTGCTGATTGAGCAACCCCATAGGGCCGCTAGAGTCGGCTAAGGACAAAAAGAACTCGCGGCTTTTGGACTGGAATTCTTTTCGTCTCAATTAATCTTCCTAAACTTATCCATATCTGGTTCGGCCTATCTTTGCCGCCGAATCACCTTTGCGCTGCCTGTTCATGCTCATTCCCGTCATCAACCGCTCCCACCACCCGTTGCCCGCTTACCAAACCGCCCACGCGGCCGGAATGGACGTGCGGGCCAACCTCACGGAGCCCGTTACGTTGAAGCCCCTGCAACGGGCCCTGATTCCGACGGGTCTGTATATGGAAATTCCGGTGGGCTACGAAGTGCAGGTACGGCCCCGCAGCGGTTTGGCCTACAAGCACGGCATTGGCATTGTCAACAGCCCGGGCACCATCGATGCGGACTACCGCGGGGAGCTCAAAGTACTGCTGGTCAACCTCTCGGCTGAGGACTTTATCGTGCAGGACGGAGAGCGAATTGCCCAACTGGTCGTGGCCCGCCACGAAACTGCCGAGTGGCAGCCCGTAGCCGAGCTTACCGAAACCGAGCGGGGTACCGGCGGCTACGGTAGCACGGGCAGCCGCTAGTCCATCCAAATTGCGCTGAATACGTTTCAACACCAAAATCAACTCCTTAAAATTCTCTTTTTCGCTATGAAAATCATCGTTCCGATGGCTGGCATGGGAAAGCGCATGCGCCCCCACACTCTTACCGTTCCCAAGCCCCTGATTCCGATTGCCGGTAAGCCCATCGTGCAACGACTGGTCGAAGATATTGCCAAGGTCTGCGGTGAGCAGGTAGATGAAGTGGCCTTCATCATCGGCCGCTTCGGCGAAACGGTAGAGAAAAGCCTGATTAAAATTGCGGAGTCGGTGGGCGCTAAGGGCACCATCGTGTACCAGGACGAGCCTCTGGGTACGGCCCACGCCATTCTTTGCGCCAAAGAATCGTTGAGCGGCCCGCTGGTAGTAGCTTTTGCCGACACGCTCTTCAAGGCCGATTTCACCCTCGACAGCTCGGCCGCCGGCACCATCTGGGTGCAGCGCGTAGACGACCCCAAACCCTTCGGCGTGGTGAAGCTCGACGAGCAGGGCCAGATTACCGACTTCGTGGAAAAACCCCAGGAGTTTGTGTCCGACCTGGCCATCATCGGCATCTACTACTTCCAGGACGGCGAATACCTGCGCGACGAGCTGCAGTTCCTGCTCGACAACGACATCAAGGACAAAGGCGAGTACCAGCTCACCAATGCCCTGGAAAATATGAAGAACAAGGGCACGACGTTCGTGCCCGGCCGCGTTACGGAATGGCTCGACTGCGGCAACAAGGACGCGACGGTCTACACCAACCAGCGCTACCTGGAATACCTGCAGGAACGCAGCGAAAACCTGGTGGCCGAATCGGCTAAGCTGGTTAACTCCGTAGTTATTCCCCCGGTCTACATCGGCGAAAACGTGGTGGTTACTGATTCTGTGGTAGGACCGCACGTGTCGTTGGGCGACAACAGCAACGTGCGCAGCTCGGTGGTATCGAACTCCATCGTGCAGCAGTCGGCCACGGTACTGCATGCCAACGTGACCAACTCCATGATTGGCAACTTTGCCTCCGTGACCGGTACACCCGATGATCTGAGCCTGGGCGACTACAACACGCTGCGCGTGTGATATTTTTGTCGCTCTTGATGTTAGCAGTAGCGCGGGCTTCTGTCCGCAGATTTGTTTATTTGGCGTAACTCTTTTTTCTGAACGGCGAACAGCCGTCCGTGCTACTGCGCTCATGAGTCGATTTGCTCCTTTCACCTTTCTCCTGCTGGGCCTGCTGCTGGCCGGGCCGGGGTATGCCCAGCAGCCGGCGGGCAAGGAAGCGCCGGCCAAAGATGCCCCGCCTGCCGAAACCAAACCCGCAAGCTGAGCCGTAAGGAGCGCAAGGAGCTGGCCCACCGCGCCGAGCTGGACGTTGCCCGGCAGCAGGTGCGGGAACTCTCGGAGAAAGACCGGGAAATGAGCGAGTCGTTCTTCGTGGAAGGCGTCAAGTTTGTGCTGCTGGAGGATTACAACAAGGCGCTAGAGCGGCTGCTGAAAGCCTACGCTCTGAATCCGACCAATGCGGCCATCAACTACAAGATTGCCGAAACCAACCTGCTCAGCGGCAACCTCAAGGATGCTACCAACTTCGCGCTGGTAGCCGTGAAGCTCGACCCTAAAAACGCCTACTATTACCTGCTCCTGGCCCAGATTTACTCGTCCCAGAAGCAGTACGACCAGGCGGCCAAGGTGTATACCAACCTGATTAAGGACGTGCCCGATTCGGGCTACTACCTCTTCAACCTGGCTGATCTGTACCTGGCTCAGGGCAAGCTGAACGAGGCTCTAACCACGTTTGAGCAGGCCGAAAAGCAGTTTGGTCCGCTGGACGAGGTGTCGTTCAAGAAGCAGCAGATTTACCTCAAGCAGAACAACCTCGACAAGGCCCTGCAGGAAGGCGAAGCCCTGATTGCCTCCAACCCGAGGAAGTGCGCTACGTGCTGGCCCAGGCCGAAATGTACGCGGCCAACAACCGTTTTCCCGACGCTATCCGGGTGGCGGAAAAGGCGCTGAAACAGGACCCCGACAACCCCCAGGCCCGCATGATTCTGGCCGACATCTATCGGCAGCAGCAAAATAAGCCCGAGTCGGACAAGCAGATCAAGCTGGCCTTCGAAAGTCCGGGCCTTGATATTGACGAGAAAGTCCGCATTCTGGTGGACTACATCAAGCAGCTGCCCAACCCGGCCCTGGAAACCATTGCCCTGGAGCTGGCCGATATTACCACCCGCGTCCACCCCCGGGAAGCCAAGGCCTTTTCCGTAGCCGGCGACATTCAAACCATTACGGAGCGCAAAGAGCTGGCCCGGGCCAACTACCTGAAAGCCGTCAAGCTCGACAACTCAAAGTTTCAGATCTGGCAGCAAGTGGTGCTTATCGACGCCGAGCTAAACCAGATTGACTCCCTGCTGCGCCACACCGACCAGGCCCTAGAGTTGTTTCCCAACCAGGCTCCGCTCTGGTACTACAACGGCGTGGCCCAGCTCCTGAAAAAGCAGCCGACCAAGGGCATCAAATCCTTGGAATACGGCCGCAAGCTGGCTACCGACAATCCCGAGCTGCTGGCTCAGATAGACACCCAGCTCGGCGACGCTTACCATGAAGTAAAGGAGTACGCTAAGTCGGATGCGGCCTATGAGGCGGCGCTGACCTTTGATGCCAACAATGCCCAGGCCCTGAACAACTACAGCTATTTCCTCTCCATCCGGGGCGAGAAGCTGGAAAAGGCCAAGGAAATGTCGGGGAAGCTGGTCAAGCAGTTTCCCACCAACGACACCTACCTCGACACCTACGCCTGGGTGCTTTATAAGCTCAAGGACTACACCGGGGCCCGACAAAGCCTGGAAAAGGCGCTAAAAACGAGTACCGACGCAACTATCATCGAGCACTACGGCGACGTACTGTTTCAGCTCGGGGAAAAAGAACTGGCCATGGCCGAATGGCAAAAAGCCAAAAAAGCGGGCGGAGCTTCAGCTCTGATTGACCGCAAGATCAAAGACAAACGACTCTATGAATAAGTGCTTTCCGCTGGTATTGCTTTGGGTGGGCCTGCTGCTCAGTGGCTGTAGCTCCAAGATTTTCCCGACGAAGTCGGCCACGACCACTGCGCCAGCCAAAGGCTCTGAACTGGTAAAAGCCAAGAACCTGGACTTTCGTTACCTGAAAGCCAAAGGCAAAATCAAGGTCGACATGCCGCAGCTGCAGCAAACGGCCAACCTCAACCTGCGCGTGCGCAAGGACAGCGCCATCTGGCTGTCGGTGTCGCTGGGCATCGAAGGCGTACGGGCCTACATTACCCGCGACTCGGTGCAGGTGATTAATTACTTGCAGAAAGAGTACTACGCCGGCGACTATGCCTACCTAAGCCGCCTGCTGAACGTGCCCGTGACCTTTGACCGGGTACAGGCCCTGCTGCTGGGTAACTACTTGCCCGCCGAGGCCAGCACCACGCCCAAGGTGGCCGATGAAGGCGCCATGCAGCGGGTCGAGTTTCAGGAAGGCAACGTGCTTATCACCCAACTCATCGAGCTGACGCGCAACCGGGTGCAGCAGATCAAGCTGGCCGAGCAGCAAACCCAGAACCAGTTTACCGTCGACTTTTCCGACTTCCGCCCCTGGCTCCCAGCGGACTACCGTTTGCGTACGGGGTACTGGTGCAGGGCCAAGTCACCAAAGGCAAGCCGGCCACCGCCACGATTAGCTACCGGAACATTGACGTAGACCAGGAGCGGCTTTCTTTCCCCTTCTCGGTGCCTAAGGGCTATGTTCGCAAAAAGTAAGCGTACCGCTTTTTTCCTGGTGCTATTTAGTCTGTTGGTCGTGCAGAATGCACCGGTATGGGCCCAGCGCACTACCCGCAGCAGCACTACCAAACCCAAAACCAAGGCCCAGCTGCTGCGGGAGCGGCGCGCCACGCTCAAGCGGATTCAGGAAACCAGCCGAATTCTGGAGCAAACCCAGAAACAAAAGGAAGCTTCCGTCGGTCAGCTCAATGCCCTGAAGGAAAAGCTGACGGTGCAGCAGGGCGTTATCAAGAACATTTCCTCCGACCTGAAGTACATCGAGTCGGATGTGCGGCAGACCGAAACCCAGGTGCAGAAAACCCAGCAGAGCCTAGAGCAGCTGCGGGCCGAGTACGCGCGGATGATTTACGCCTCGTCGAAAACGGCCAACAGCTACAACCGCATCATGTTCCTGTTTGCGGCCGAGTCGTTCAACCAGTTTATGCTGCGCCTGCGCTATATCCGCCAGTACTCGGAAGTGCGCCAGGCCCAGGCCGCCCAGATTACCAGCACCAAGCAGCGCCTAAACCAGCAGCTCACCGGCTTAACCGCTAAAAAGCAGGAGAAAAGCAGCCTGCTCACCACCCAGCTCACCGAAAACCGCAACCTAGTCACGCTCAAAACCCAGCAGGACCAGGTGGTGACCAAACTCAGTCAGCAGGAGGAAAGTCTGCGCCAGGAGCTGGCCGAGCGTCAGCAGGCCGTGGGCCGCCTCGACAACCTGATTGCCGAGCGGGTTCGGGAAGAAATTGCCCGTGCGGCCCGGGCCGCCGCCCGTGCCGCGGCGGCCAGAGCCCGGGCTAATGCCGCCCGCGCCAATGCCGGTTCAGGAACGGCCGCCCGACCCAGCTCCTCTCCTTCCCGGGCGGCCACCGCCGAAGCCGCCGCGGCCGAAGAAGAAGCCGTGGAACGCGTGGATAAGGTGACCCTGACGCCCGAAACGGCGGAGCTTTCCTCTTCGTTTGCCGACAACCGAGGCCGCCTGCTGTGGCCCGTTTCCAAGGGGTTTATTTCCCAGCGCTTCGGCCGCCACGCTCACCCGGTGCTCAAGAATGTTATTGTCGAAAACCGGGGCGTTGATATTCAGACCAGCGCCGGGGAGCCGGTGCGGGCTATTTTCGAGGGCAAGGTACTTACCGTGGCCAGCATTGCGGGCATGAACAACATCGTCATGATTCAGCACGGCGAGTATTTTACGGTGTACGCCAAGCTGCGCAGCGTCAGCGTCACGGAAGGCCAGCACGTGGATATGCGCCAGCAGATTGGCACCGTATACACCAGCCCCGATGGCACTTCGGAGGTTCAGTTTCAGGTGTGGCGCAACAGCTCCAACCTAAACCCGGAGAACTGGCTCGGCCGCAAGTAAGCTCAACCGTAAGGACATAAAAAAACACCGTACAGAGTACGGTGCCTTTCTGAGCTATGAAAACAAACTTAGCTACCAGAAACCTCCTCGCAGCGGCTAAGACGTTGCCGTCTCCACTCGCCATGAAGCATTCCTTGATAACAGGACGAAAGATAGTTGTGTCACTATCAAATCCCATCATCTTTCGCTGAAAGTGTAATATTTCTCGGCCAAGGATATCTTTTCCTGTCCGGCCAAGCCCTACACTA belongs to Hymenobacter cellulosilyticus and includes:
- a CDS encoding DUF3078 domain-containing protein encodes the protein MILFTRNSGWSRRLLLLLLLSGWAATTRAQTSESSAAAPDTVQGWKRGGVGTLNFSQVSLSNWAPGGQSSLSLLGIGNAFLHYRRGHNTFDTSLDVVYGSLKAGKAKIRKSDDRLELNAKYGHQFTKVLYYAFQANLKTQLTPTRSIEKPDSLLSRFFAPAFILASVGIDYKPNDQLSVFLSPITGKFTVVADQTLADAGLLG
- the mscL gene encoding large conductance mechanosensitive channel protein MscL, yielding MGFVSEFKEFISKGNVLDLAVGVIIGSAFGRIVTSLTDDVLMPVLGLATGGIDFKEWYLPLDGNTYASLEAAKAAKVATINYGLFLNAIIYFLIIAFCVFLIVKAANRFRKPPVVVAVADPGPTKDQALLMEIRDALRNR
- a CDS encoding enoyl-CoA hydratase/isomerase family protein is translated as MATFENLLYALDSATGILTITLNRPAKLNALNAATIEEIREATQQALDDPEVRGIILTGSGEKAFVAGADISELAALNDISGRRAAERGQEAFCMLEESTKPVIAAVNGFALGGGCELAMACHMRVASENARFGQPEVNLGLIPGYGGTQRLTQLVGKGKALELLLTGDQIKADEAHRLGLVNHVVPLAELLPFCEQLMTKILSKAPLAVGLVIDCVNAFYDKEMNGYQTEANSFGHSFASEDFREGTTAFLEKRPAVFKGQ
- a CDS encoding oligosaccharide flippase family protein, which codes for MSIAKRLASQTAVYGISSIVGRVLSYLLVPIYTARFAAAEYGIVTGLYAYVSFLNVVFTYGMETTFFRFANRAGADRKELYDRVMTLLLLSSAALTVLMALLARPLMRLLDLPPGQERYAIWIALILGLDAVAAIPFARLRLENKARKFAGIRMANILLNVGLNIFFIVFCPDVLAGKYLSGLQPLVARLYDPSVGVGYVFLSNLAASAFTLLLLGRELTDFRFRLNLEPLRPLLKYAYPIMLMGLAGMVNETLDRILLPLWLPEGFYPGKSSLTAVGIYGACYKLSIFMQLVTQAFRYAAEPFFFAQSSDKNSPRTFALVLKWFTLSCAVIFVVVSVNVEVFGGLFLHRAEYREGLGVVPVLLLANLFLGVYWNLSVWFKLTDKTYYGTYIGFGGAILTIALNFLLIPVLGYMGSALTTLACYAMMALVCWRLGDKHFPVPYPAARLGLWLALACGIVALGWYVPVADAWLRHTFHAALCAVFVGLLVLIEQPHRAARVG
- the dut gene encoding dUTP diphosphatase, whose product is MLIPVINRSHHPLPAYQTAHAAGMDVRANLTEPVTLKPLQRALIPTGLYMEIPVGYEVQVRPRSGLAYKHGIGIVNSPGTIDADYRGELKVLLVNLSAEDFIVQDGERIAQLVVARHETAEWQPVAELTETERGTGGYGSTGSR
- a CDS encoding sugar nucleotidyltransferase translates to MKIIVPMAGMGKRMRPHTLTVPKPLIPIAGKPIVQRLVEDIAKVCGEQVDEVAFIIGRFGETVEKSLIKIAESVGAKGTIVYQDEPLGTAHAILCAKESLSGPLVVAFADTLFKADFTLDSSAAGTIWVQRVDDPKPFGVVKLDEQGQITDFVEKPQEFVSDLAIIGIYYFQDGEYLRDELQFLLDNDIKDKGEYQLTNALENMKNKGTTFVPGRVTEWLDCGNKDATVYTNQRYLEYLQERSENLVAESAKLVNSVVIPPVYIGENVVVTDSVVGPHVSLGDNSNVRSSVVSNSIVQQSATVLHANVTNSMIGNFASVTGTPDDLSLGDYNTLRV
- a CDS encoding tetratricopeptide repeat protein; amino-acid sequence: MRELSEKDREMSESFFVEGVKFVLLEDYNKALERLLKAYALNPTNAAINYKIAETNLLSGNLKDATNFALVAVKLDPKNAYYYLLLAQIYSSQKQYDQAAKVYTNLIKDVPDSGYYLFNLADLYLAQGKLNEALTTFEQAEKQFGPLDEVSFKKQQIYLKQNNLDKALQEGEALIASNPRKCATCWPRPKCTRPTTVFPTLSGWRKRR
- a CDS encoding tetratricopeptide repeat protein, which encodes MRYVLAQAEMYAANNRFPDAIRVAEKALKQDPDNPQARMILADIYRQQQNKPESDKQIKLAFESPGLDIDEKVRILVDYIKQLPNPALETIALELADITTRVHPREAKAFSVAGDIQTITERKELARANYLKAVKLDNSKFQIWQQVVLIDAELNQIDSLLRHTDQALELFPNQAPLWYYNGVAQLLKKQPTKGIKSLEYGRKLATDNPELLAQIDTQLGDAYHEVKEYAKSDAAYEAALTFDANNAQALNNYSYFLSIRGEKLEKAKEMSGKLVKQFPTNDTYLDTYAWVLYKLKDYTGARQSLEKALKTSTDATIIEHYGDVLFQLGEKELAMAEWQKAKKAGGASALIDRKIKDKRLYE
- a CDS encoding DUF4292 domain-containing protein — protein: MNKCFPLVLLWVGLLLSGCSSKIFPTKSATTTAPAKGSELVKAKNLDFRYLKAKGKIKVDMPQLQQTANLNLRVRKDSAIWLSVSLGIEGVRAYITRDSVQVINYLQKEYYAGDYAYLSRLLNVPVTFDRVQALLLGNYLPAEASTTPKVADEGAMQRVEFQEGNVLITQLIELTRNRVQQIKLAEQQTQNQFTVDFSDFRPWLPADYRLRTGYWCRAKSPKASRPPPRLATGTLT
- a CDS encoding murein hydrolase activator EnvC family protein, coding for MLFSLLVVQNAPVWAQRTTRSSTTKPKTKAQLLRERRATLKRIQETSRILEQTQKQKEASVGQLNALKEKLTVQQGVIKNISSDLKYIESDVRQTETQVQKTQQSLEQLRAEYARMIYASSKTANSYNRIMFLFAAESFNQFMLRLRYIRQYSEVRQAQAAQITSTKQRLNQQLTGLTAKKQEKSSLLTTQLTENRNLVTLKTQQDQVVTKLSQQEESLRQELAERQQAVGRLDNLIAERVREEIARAARAAARAAAARARANAARANAGSGTAARPSSSPSRAATAEAAAAEEEAVERVDKVTLTPETAELSSSFADNRGRLLWPVSKGFISQRFGRHAHPVLKNVIVENRGVDIQTSAGEPVRAIFEGKVLTVASIAGMNNIVMIQHGEYFTVYAKLRSVSVTEGQHVDMRQQIGTVYTSPDGTSEVQFQVWRNSSNLNPENWLGRK